AGCGTGGGAGCGGATGCCTGGGCGTGGGGATAGGCCGCCCCAGGTTGCGTTGGTGCACAGGCTGGGCGGGGTCTTGCCCCGGGACCTGGTGGTGCGCGACGCCGCGGTGGCGCCGGGGGGATTCGACGCGCGGTTTTCGGCTCTTTCTAGGACGTACAGGTACCGCATCGCGGATGATTATTATGGACGAGATCCGCTGCGCGCCGCATGGACGCTTTGGCACCGCACTCATCTCGATCAGCAAGCCATGGACGCCGCCGCACGGCAACTTATCGGTTTGCGTGACTTCGCGTCGTTTTGCCGCCCGCGCGAGGGCGCCACAACCATCCGCGAACTGCAAGAATTCAGCTGGTCGCGGCCGACGTCGGGGCCCGATGCGGGCCTTGTCGTCGCGCAGATCACTTCCGATGCGTTCTGCCACAACATGGTGCGCGCGCTGGTGGGATCGTCCTTGCTGGTGGGCGAGGGACGGCGCCCGATCGAATGGCTGGCCGAGGTGGCTGCGGCGCGCGATAGGTCGCGCGCCGGTGCGGTTGTGGCTCCCATCGGCTTGACCTTGGAGGCGGTCGCCTACCCGAGCGATGGGGAGCTTGGAAAGCGCGCGCGTGCCGTGCGCGCCCGCCGCCTCGACGAGGAAGTTCTGGGCTGACGTAAGGCCGGCCAGGCTATTCGTCGATGACGTGCACGGCGGCCTCTTCGGCGCTTGCCGCGCCGCCGTCGCGCCCTTCGTCGACTGCGAAGACGTCGTTGTCGCGGCCGCTGGCCGCAGCCGGATCGTCGACGAGTCGGCCGGTTCGCAAAGTGTCCGCGTCCTGGTCCTCATCCCAGACCTCCGGTTCC
This is a stretch of genomic DNA from Rarobacter incanus. It encodes these proteins:
- the truA gene encoding tRNA pseudouridine(38-40) synthase TruA, with the protein product MENGTVRIRLDVAYDGTNFAGWARQPGLRTVQGTLEEALERIVRRVPRGLRPLGATVAGRTDAGVHARGQVVHVDIDREAWERMPGRGDRPPQVALVHRLGGVLPRDLVVRDAAVAPGGFDARFSALSRTYRYRIADDYYGRDPLRAAWTLWHRTHLDQQAMDAAARQLIGLRDFASFCRPREGATTIRELQEFSWSRPTSGPDAGLVVAQITSDAFCHNMVRALVGSSLLVGEGRRPIEWLAEVAAARDRSRAGAVVAPIGLTLEAVAYPSDGELGKRARAVRARRLDEEVLG